Proteins from a single region of Lasioglossum baleicum chromosome 1, iyLasBale1, whole genome shotgun sequence:
- the LOC143214814 gene encoding uncharacterized protein LOC143214814 codes for MELERLEKMIFHSRLRDDFDTRGKSRVQTAEDITKDEVTRLEVAFAKLCSATGVSRSEDVLKRFLGQRATKDNLQKMRVTTEQEKMTLEKQRQEFIAEMETRKFSETKNAEQNAEEVKKLNCSIDEQRARQLKAEEETRRVEELLQEISSVLWNLCDKFRVRRHFKISR; via the exons ATGGAGCTCGAGCGGCTGGAAAAAATGATATTCCATTCACGTCTGCGAGATGATTTCGACACGCGTGGGAAAAGCCGTGTGCAGACCGCAGAGGACATTACCAAGGACGAGGTGACACGGCTGGAGGTGGCGTTCGCTAAGCTGTGCAGCGCCACCGGAGTGTCCAGGTCCGAggacgttctgaaacggtttctgGGTCAGCGGGCGACCAAGGATAATCTACAGAAAATGCGGGTGACTACCGAGCAGGAGAAAATGACCTTAGAAAAGCAGAGGCAAGAGTTTATCGCCGAGATGGAGACCAGAAAAttctccgaaacgaagaatgcgGAGCA GAACGCGGAAGAAGTGAAAAAATTGAATTGTAGTATCGATGAGCAACGCGCGCGCCAATTAAAAGCTGAAGAGGAAACGCGGAGGGTCGAAGAACTTCTTCAGGAGATCAGCTCCGTGTTGTGGAATTTATGCGATAAATTCCGGGTGAGACGTCACTTTAAAATTTCACGCTAA